In Manduca sexta isolate Smith_Timp_Sample1 unplaced genomic scaffold, JHU_Msex_v1.0 HiC_scaffold_587, whole genome shotgun sequence, the genomic window atatttttgtagaacgttttaaaaggaacaatcccgtcatacattattgttgcataactttaaccgtttacgcagcgcacgcaacagaagctctcaaaactaataaattgtcccagttttgcatcatgtttcattactgctccgctcctattggtcatagcgtgacgatgtataacctatagcactccaggaactaagggctatccaacacaaaaatattttttcagttcgaaccggtagttcctgagattagcgattactgctccgctcctattgggcatagcgtgatgatatatatagcctatagcattccaggaacaaagggctatccaacacaaaaagaattattcagttcaaactcctagtttctgagattagccattactgctccgctcctattgggtatagcgtgatgatatatagccgatagcactccacgaacaaagggctatccaacgcaagaagaatttttcagttcggaccggtagttcctgagattaggcattactgctccgctcctattgggtatagcgtgatgatatatagcctatagcactccacgaacatagggctacccaacgcaaaaagaatttttcagttcggaccggtagttcctgagattaggcattactgctccgctcctattgggtatagcgtgatgatatatagcctatagcactccacgaacatagggctatccaacttggtcacgccatcacgcgtgaacggctggaccgtttacaatatttttttttttgttgtgtttgttattgtcaggagaaggttcttatgaaagataaatttcaaaaaattgcgcgcaaaattagaaaatttaagaaaacttaacgacaataatttaattttccataactgtcagttgtttgaaataattgttagcgattgatagaatgcgcACTTCAAATTCATAGTTAGACGGAACAACTTCTGTCGGATCAGatagtaatagtatagatataattgTGAAGAGTATCTGCAAAGCAAGTTACATTATCGCGAATCAATGCCAGGCACTCAACTATTAGCCTTTTCTTACCATCAGTGTATTTGTGCCACAGAAGTGATTTTTGCAAAATCAatacataaatgaataataacctGCAATAATAACCGCTCGTCTGCCCAAATAACAGCTCGTTTCCAATCTATTCTTTCATCAAAGGGCAATCGCCAGCTATTGCTTAATAACACAGGGATGCAACCAGCCGCTAGAGCTTCAAGGAAGCGATATGAACCAAGGCGACGTCCACGAGCCACCAAGCAAAATGTTGAATTAGCCAGGAGCTGTTCATAATCAaaccttaaaatttaaaactacttttaatGCAGATAAGTAAAAGGGAAGAACAATTATATccctactaatataaatgcaaaagtaattttatctgTCTGTTGTTACACTTTCATGTCTAAATCTGAACTGAATTTGATGATATTTAGTACAGAGTGcattcaaattataacaaagaatatagattacttttattatggaaaataaatttcatgCAGGTGAAGTTGGCAGCAACacttaatattcaataaatggTTGTTGAATTAGTATAAGGGTAAAACTATAGGTATAAAGTATAGATAAAATGGCTTCACAATGTCACAAAATTACTTTTGCTTACCAAACACATCcttaacacatttataataccACACATCATATCTGATTGtttaatatgttgtattttagGCAGGTAAAAAATATGAGCACAACAGTCACATAAACACTTATATAAACTGGTTTCCTCATAAAAACCAACTTTCAAATAAAGTATTCATAGTAGTCAATTTCATTTTAGGCTATGACACATCAAAAAGTCTTACAAAAAAGCACACCACTTCCACCAACACTATGTTTGGTATAAATGCTGAATTATACAATAATCAGATTCATTTATTTCTAGTACTAACCacataactaataaaatagtgtattctttaagaattttaggaactttataatacttacctgaataataatatataataataatatcagccctgtattatatacttgcccacttctgagcacaggcctcctctactactgagagggttaggccttagtccaccacgctggcctagtgcggattggtaaacttcacacaccttcgaaattcctatagagaacttctcagatgtgcaggtttcctcacaatgttttccttcaccattaaagcaacgataaattcacaaagaatacatacatgattttagaaaagtcagaggtgtgtgcccttgggatttgaacctgcagacattcgtcttggcagtccgttccacacccaactaggctatcgccaaaTGAATGATAATGCTATAATGTCTGAATATCTCTACATCTATAAATGTGTAGCAAATACAGGCTGGTCAGGACttgtaattaatgaaatattatgataGATGCTTACTTGTCATATTCTCTGTTATCCTCATCACAGCGTTCATCTCGTAAATCCTTCCAGGACTTTCCATGTCGACATGTTGTTACCAAAATGAGATTGTTACCATCATGTAAATGCCATAAGGAATTCCTTGTTTCACTTCCAATACCATGTACATATCTTTTTCCTTTGAATGCAAGTAAGTGGCGCCTGGGAGCAGGAAACGGATTTCCTGTGGCAGCTGGAGGCAAGCCTCCACGTTCTGGATGTTCCTTGTGGAATAATGGCAATGATATGTCAAACCCATCCCTGAATATAGTTTCCGAGGCGCTGGCTCTTGCCAGGATAGCCTCTCCTGGATCAAATCCTAAAGCCCCTTCTGCATAGTCAGGCCATGTGCctgcatataaattaaatatgaggTGGTTACGCCCATTTTTCCAGTAAGGTAAACGAGACAAGCGTGTGGCTACATCTGATACATGTTCAGGAGACAAAGGATCCGCATCTAGAGTATCTATTGCAGGGATAAACAAACAAGCCTCATTAGGATCCCTTGTGACAAAGCGAGATTCCCTCACCACCGATAATAGTTTACGATACGACGCACTAACTGGCCCATCACTGGGATAAACATATATCTTGGGTTCGTTTCCGCATTTTGAAAAGTCGAAACAAGTTTCCATGCGGCATGGTATTGTTTTTATAGTAGGCTGCCGTTTCAACTTAGAAGGCAATTCTGTTAATTCATCCAATGTTGCAAAAGAAGGAAGATCATGACCGTCTTTTTGGATTATGTCAGCTTTTAAATGGTGACtcccataataaaaatataataaaaatgcgcAAGATATAAAAAGAAGAACGTAGCGTTTTTTTGCTTGCATATCACCAAACAGgactatattaattttgtactttgtcgaaatataaatttatat contains:
- the LOC119193491 gene encoding exostosin-1-like, whose amino-acid sequence is MQAKKRYVLLFISCAFLLYFYYGSHHLKADIIQKDGHDLPSFATLDELTELPSKLKRQPTIKTIPCRMETCFDFSKCGNEPKIYVYPSDGPVSASYRKLLSVVRESRFVTRDPNEACLFIPAIDTLDADPLSPEHVSDVATRLSRLPYWKNGRNHLIFNLYAGTWPDYAEGALGFDPGEAILARASASETIFRDGFDISLPLFHKEHPERGGLPPAATGNPFPAPRRHLLAFKGKRYVHGIGSETRNSLWHLHDGNNLILVTTCRHGKSWKDLRDERCDEDNREYDKYQSLCAQCRLSVYLH